The proteins below come from a single Nitrospinota bacterium genomic window:
- the rfaD gene encoding ADP-glyceromanno-heptose 6-epimerase, producing MIVVTGGAGFIGSAIVHELNQRGMSEIVIVDDVEHPEQEKNLGALKFIELKSKADFLNTIRTGSLTPQADAIIHMGACSSTTETNQEFLRTNNFEYTRHLAEFSLQKDIRFIYASSAATYGDGAHGYRDDESQLTPLCPLNLYGDSKQQFDLWARDTGAFDKIVGLKYFNVYGPNEYHKGDMQSLVRKGYYQIQETGKMRLFKSYKPEYEDGGQERDFIYIADAVAMTLFFLDHPKIGGLFNVGSGKARNWNALAHALFSAMGKKPNIEYIEMPASIRDQYQYHTQAEMGKIRKAGYEAPSTSLEDGIKDYVQNYLLSGKRLGE from the coding sequence ATGATCGTTGTTACGGGAGGCGCAGGGTTCATCGGCAGTGCGATCGTGCATGAGCTCAATCAACGCGGAATGTCAGAAATTGTTATTGTCGATGACGTCGAGCACCCGGAGCAGGAAAAAAACTTGGGAGCGCTAAAGTTCATCGAGCTTAAAAGCAAGGCTGACTTTCTCAATACGATCCGAACAGGTTCCCTCACACCACAGGCAGATGCGATCATTCACATGGGGGCCTGTTCCTCCACTACGGAAACCAATCAGGAATTTCTGCGCACCAACAATTTTGAATACACACGGCATCTGGCCGAATTTTCTCTGCAAAAAGATATCCGCTTCATCTATGCCTCCAGCGCCGCGACCTATGGCGATGGCGCTCACGGCTATCGGGACGATGAATCGCAATTGACGCCGCTTTGTCCACTGAACCTTTATGGCGACAGCAAACAGCAGTTCGACCTGTGGGCGCGGGATACGGGAGCGTTTGATAAAATCGTCGGCCTGAAATATTTCAATGTGTACGGCCCCAACGAATACCACAAGGGCGACATGCAGAGTCTGGTGCGCAAAGGGTATTATCAGATTCAGGAAACCGGCAAGATGCGATTGTTCAAATCTTATAAACCCGAATACGAGGATGGCGGGCAGGAGCGGGATTTTATTTATATTGCAGACGCTGTAGCGATGACCCTGTTTTTTCTCGACCATCCAAAAATCGGCGGGCTGTTCAATGTCGGCTCCGGAAAGGCTCGTAACTGGAACGCCCTGGCGCATGCCCTCTTTTCAGCGATGGGAAAAAAACCGAACATCGAATACATCGAGATGCCTGCCTCCATCCGCGATCAATATCAATACCACACGCAAGCCGAAATGGGCAAAATTAGAAAAGCGGGTTACGAGGCTCCGAGCACTTCTCTGGAAGACGGAATCAAAGACTACGTTCAGAACTACCTGTTGTCGGGGAAACGGCTGGGGGAGTGA
- the rfaE1 gene encoding D-glycero-beta-D-manno-heptose-7-phosphate kinase, producing MKAKFKNFFDNTKRPRVLVIGDLILDEYLWGGVTRISPEAPVPILETKSENLSLGGAANVANNLAALGCEVYLVGALGQDEKGDRLLDLIRERGIRTEGIFRFVHRPTTSKMRIIAHNQQILRIDKEDNRPITEETENKIINFTNQILPEIDGVICSDYQKGVLTEKVIKNLMHRAQNVQKSVIVDPKSSDFSLYKGATVLTPNEKEVERSVPIKINGKEDLERAAEYLLSLTRAEALLVTRGKDGMILYKNKEKPVAIPTVAKEVYDVTGAGDTVVSVFGMAVFVGFSFQEAAWLSNMAASIVVGKVGTAVVTLNEINEFLQEEMFRTSHTVLELEELKKLVSLAKSTGKSVVFTNGCFDLIHGGHIEFLQKAKALGDILVVGLNSDQSVRGIKGDGRPIKTQQERANILSALRYVDYITIFNESTPANLISEIRPDILVKGNDYAMDEVVGREIVEGYGARVELIPIVKGLSTTSTVEQILENHRLD from the coding sequence TGGGGAGGCGTGACACGCATCTCCCCCGAAGCGCCGGTTCCCATTTTAGAAACCAAGTCCGAGAACCTTTCCCTGGGAGGCGCCGCCAATGTCGCCAACAACCTTGCGGCCCTGGGATGCGAGGTCTATCTTGTCGGCGCTCTGGGTCAGGATGAAAAAGGCGATCGCCTTTTGGATCTTATCCGCGAACGCGGCATCCGCACCGAGGGTATCTTCCGGTTCGTACACCGCCCCACCACCTCCAAAATGCGGATCATCGCGCACAACCAGCAGATCCTGCGCATCGACAAAGAAGACAACCGCCCCATCACCGAGGAAACTGAAAATAAAATTATCAATTTCACCAACCAGATTTTGCCGGAGATAGACGGTGTCATTTGTTCCGATTATCAGAAAGGGGTGCTGACTGAAAAGGTCATCAAAAATCTGATGCACCGCGCCCAGAACGTTCAGAAAAGCGTTATCGTCGACCCCAAAAGCTCCGACTTTTCCCTTTATAAAGGAGCCACCGTCCTCACTCCCAACGAAAAGGAAGTCGAACGCTCGGTTCCCATTAAAATCAACGGTAAAGAAGATCTGGAACGCGCCGCCGAATACCTTTTATCCCTGACACGGGCGGAAGCCCTGCTCGTCACTCGCGGCAAGGACGGCATGATCCTGTACAAAAACAAAGAAAAACCTGTGGCGATCCCCACGGTGGCCAAGGAAGTGTACGACGTCACTGGCGCCGGTGACACCGTGGTCAGCGTTTTTGGCATGGCCGTGTTCGTCGGGTTCAGTTTTCAGGAGGCGGCCTGGCTGTCCAATATGGCCGCCAGCATCGTGGTCGGCAAAGTGGGAACGGCGGTCGTGACGCTGAACGAAATCAATGAATTCTTACAGGAGGAAATGTTTCGTACCTCGCACACCGTGCTGGAACTGGAGGAACTCAAAAAACTCGTCAGCCTCGCCAAGAGCACCGGCAAATCCGTGGTGTTCACCAACGGCTGTTTCGACTTGATCCACGGCGGCCACATCGAGTTTCTGCAAAAAGCCAAAGCCCTGGGCGATATTTTGGTGGTCGGCCTCAACAGCGATCAATCCGTGCGCGGGATCAAAGGCGACGGGCGGCCCATCAAAACCCAACAGGAACGCGCCAACATCCTTTCGGCATTGCGCTATGTCGACTACATCACAATCTTCAACGAAAGCACCCCGGCGAACCTGATCAGCGAAATCCGCCCGGACATTCTGGTCAAGGGCAACGACTACGCAATGGATGAAGTGGTGGGCCGGGAAATCGTCGAAGGTTATGGCGCCCGGGTCGAACTCATCCCCATCGTCAAGGGCCTCTCCACCACCAGCACCGTCGAGCAAATCCTCGAAAATCACAGACTGGATTGA